A window of Melopsittacus undulatus isolate bMelUnd1 chromosome 2, bMelUnd1.mat.Z, whole genome shotgun sequence contains these coding sequences:
- the LOC101878915 gene encoding LOW QUALITY PROTEIN: high affinity choline transporter 1-like (The sequence of the model RefSeq protein was modified relative to this genomic sequence to represent the inferred CDS: deleted 3 bases in 3 codons), whose translation MALNIPGLVSLSVFFMLTLAIGIWASWKSKKDQQNRNPTEMAIVGGRNINVFIGLFTATATWVGGAYINGTAEIVYLPSKGLLWVQAPVGFALSLVIGGCFFVNPMRSKNYVTVMDPLQETYGNVMGSLLFIPPLLGEVFWFAAILASLGATMRVILNISGSLAIIVSACTVILYTLLGGLYSVAYTDVIQLVFITLSLWVCIPFALTNSATESIYYTANSSVRQDPWIGKIEKQYLGRWLDDFFYLVLGSIPWQTYFQRVLSSASPGQARLISYLSGLGCFSMAIPSVIIGAVAASTDWNQTSYGLPSPFEKGESAMVLPLVLRYLCPAYISIVGLGAITAAGMSSADSALLSASSMFAHNIYRKILRKEATDTEVLWAMRISMLVSGAGASGLAFYSSSVYDLWFLSGELVYALLFPQLCCALFAPSTNTYGSAAGFLVGLLLRLLAGEPALSIPPIICYPACCLVNGTYSQLFPFKTFIMLLTLGTIVAVSYLAQSLFQKNLLPRRWDVCNIMGGTSTLIPLQQMEKQMDSPVFAPEENLA comes from the exons ATGGCTCTAAATATACCAGGCTTAGTATCTTTGAGTGTGTTTTTTATGTTAACTTTAGCTATTGGAATTTGGGCTTCTTGGAAAAGTAAAAAGGATCAGCAGAATAGAAACCCAACCGAAATGGCAATAGTTGGAGGCAGGaatataaatgttttcattggACTGTTTACTGCAACAG CCACCTGGGTTGGAGGAGCCTATATCAATGGCACAGCTGAAATTGTCTACCTGCCTTCAAAAGGATTATTGTGGGTTCAGGCACCCGTGGGATTTGCCTTGTCCCTTGTTATTG GTGGCTGCTTCTTTGTAAATCCAATGAGATCCAAGAATTATGTGAcagtgatggatccccttcaAGAAACTTATGGGAATGTGATGGGAAGCCTACTCTTCATTCCACCGCTGCTAGGAGAGGTGTTCTGGTTTGCAGCTATACTAGCATCCCTGG GAGCAACAATGAGGGTCATCTTGAATATCAGTGGCTCTTTGGCCATCATCGTCTCCGCATGCACTGTCATACTCTACACTCTACTGGGAGGCCTGTACTCTGTTGCATACACAGATGTCATCCAGCTGGTTTTCATTACCCTCAGCCTG TGGGTCTGTATCCCCTTTGCCCTGACGAACTCTGCAACAGAAAGTATTTATTACACTGCAAACTCATCAGTC CGCCAAGACCCTTGGATTGGGAAGATAGAAAAACAGTACCTTGGAAGGTGGCTGGATGACTTCTTCTACCTG GTGCTTGGGAGCATCCCATGGCAAACTTACTTCCAAAGAGTGCTCTCCTCTGCCTCACCAGGACAGGCGAGGCTCATCTCCTACCTCTCTGGACTTGGGTGCTTTTCAATGGCCATCCCCTCTGTGATCATTGGTGCAGTTGCAGCATCAACAG ACTGGAACCAGACAAGCTATGGTCTTCCAAGTCCATTTGAGAAAGGGGAATCAGCGATGGTACTGCCACTTGTTTTACGCTATCTCTGCCCAGCATACATCTCCATCGTGGGTTTGGGAGCCATCACTGCGGCTGGAATGTCTTCTGCAGattctgctcttctctctgcCAGCTCCATGTTCGCTCACAATATCTACAGGAAAATCCTGAGGAAGGAG GCTACAGACACAGAGGTCTTATGGGCCATGAGGATCTCCATGCTGGTGTCTGGGGCTGGTGCTTCAGGTCTGGCTTTTTACTCCAGCTCTGTCTATGACCTCTGGTTCCTCAGCGGGGAGCTGGTCTATGCCCTGCtcttcccccagctctgctgtgccctCTTCGCTCCCAGCACCAACACCtatggctctgctgctggcttcttGGTTGGGCTCCTCCTGAGGCTGCTGGCAGGGGAGCCTGCCCTGAGCATC CCCCCCATCATCTGCTACCCAGCCTGCTGCCTGGTGAATGGGACCTACAGTCAGCTCTTCCCCTTTAAAACATTCATCATGCTTCTCACCCTGGGGACGATCGTGGCTGTTTCATACCTGGCT CAGTCCTTGTTTCAGAAGAACCTCCTTCCCCGCAGGTGGGATGTTTGCAATATCATGGGGGGAACCAGCACCCTCATCCCCCTTCAGCAGATGGAGAAACAGATGGATTCACCAGTGTTTGCACCAGAAGAGAATCTGGCTTAA
- the LOC101878348 gene encoding transmembrane 4 L6 family member 1-like, which yields MLLSVVLAVLGFAGGAYCVVISSLGLIGGPLCDTGDGEYLYPFRNDTLEGNYLFNQTTWSICKEPENIILWNIILFSILLAIGVIEAVLCFIQVINGLTGFICGTCMRKRKTNISGM from the exons atGCTGCTGTCAGTGGTCCTGGCTGTTCTGGGATTTGCTGGAGGAGCATACTGTGTGGTCATCTCCTCACTGGGGCTGATTGGGGGCCCTCTGTGTGACACAGGTGATGGAGAATACCTCTATCCTTTCAGGAATGACACTCTGGA AGGCAATTATTTGTTCAATCAGACAACATGGAGCATTTGCAAAGAACCTGAAAACATCATCCTTTGGAATATCATCCTTTTCTCTATTCTCCTGGCCATTGGTGTGATTGAAGctgttctttgttttattcAAGTCATCAATGGACTCACTGGCTTCATATGTGGCACATgcatgaggaaaagaaag ACAAATATTTCTGGAATGTGA
- the VSTM5 gene encoding LOW QUALITY PROTEIN: V-set and transmembrane domain-containing protein 5 (The sequence of the model RefSeq protein was modified relative to this genomic sequence to represent the inferred CDS: inserted 1 base in 1 codon) — protein sequence MAGGRAALSLPQPIASSIRIGGSRGVRRGRARAGAAGAGGEPEQEREEEQGKERGSGLGRAAPRVGPHWPAQPLKCKPWGTGFCLMRPLQGCRGRGIVVGTVTLCLAAGWALQTPGGVSLVVPHPNINATVAQNILLSVEYTCRGAATIEWKHVSTWGTTTIVEWKSGNYVNISTAYKDRVTTFENGSIQLLNVGMRDAGYYFITVTEEHGTNTYGTIIVNVYEIIYEDLHFVAVLXAFLAAVSAILVCFMWLCNKSLHLFQKKMTHKLTASTTEEIELETIEC from the exons ATGGCAGGCGGCCGGGCAGCGCTTTCCCTTCCTCAGCCAATTGCATCTTCAATCCGTATCGGAGGATCGCGGGGTGTGAGGCGTGGGAGAGCCCGGGCCGGTGCGGCAGGCGCCGGGGGGGAGCCGGAGCAGGAGCgggaggaagagcagggaaaggagcGAGGAAGCGGCCTGGGGCGGGCAGCCCCCCGGGTCGGGCCGCACTGGCCGGCCCAGCCGCTTAAATGCAAGCCCTGGGGCACCGGCTTCTGTCTGATGAGACCGCTCCAGGGCTGCCGGGGACGGGGCATCGTCGTGGGGACCGTCACCCTCTGCCTGGCGGCCGGGTGGGCTCTGCAGA ctcctggaggggTATCGTTAGTTGTCCCACACCCCAACATCAACGCAACAGTGGCACAGAACATCCTCCTCTCAGTTGAATACACTTGCAGAGGTGCTGCCACCATTGAGTGGAAGCACGTGTCAACCTGGGGCACCACCACAATTGTTGAGTGGAAAAGTGGGAATTATGTCAACATATCCACAGCCTACAAGGACAGAGTGACGACTTTTGAAAACGGCTCTATACAGCTCCTGAATGTGGGCATGAGAGATGCTGGCTACTATTTTATCACTGTAACAGAGGAGCATGGAACCAACACCTACGGCACCATCATAGTCAACGTTTACG agaTTATCTATGAAGATTTACATTTTGTAGCAGTTC TTGCATTTCTTGCTGCTGTATCTGCCATTTTGGTCTGCTTCATGTGGCTGTGTAATAAATCTCTGCATCTATTTCAGAAGAAGATGACACACAAACTAACAG caagTACAACTGAAGAGATTGAATTGGAAACCATTGAGTGTTAG